From the Mesotoga prima MesG1.Ag.4.2 genome, the window GACCTTGTCGAAAGCTTTCTTTATTCTGTCTTTCATTTCCGAAGATTCGAGTGATTTGCTCGTCATCTTCCTTCATACCTTCATGCCAAAGCGCTGAACGAAGGCAGCCTTTCCATGTAGACCCGGGAATGTATGGGCAACCGAGAATTCTTTCTCGCTTTATGGAGTTTTCAATAATCGTAAAATTCTCATCATCTTTGGAGATGTAGGGCTTTTTAAGAGTAAAATCAAATTCGATTATGAATGAATAGAGAGGGAGAATATCCAGGGCCGTCGCATCGATCTTATTGAATGTTTCTTTAGCAAAACTGCATCCGTAGTCCGCATTTTTCCTTCTTCTCACATAAACTTGTTTTACGCAGTTTTCTCCATCAGAATACCCTATAGCTTCGAGGTACTTGAAAGTAATCAAGAGTTCTGAGTCGCCTAGTTTTCTAAGAATTTTCGAAAGTACATTCTCATTTGGTTTGTTTTTCTGGAGTTCATCTGTGAGTTCGCTTATGATACTGTCTTTCTTAATTTCAAAGAGGGTGTTGGAATTACAGTCAAGAATCAATTTCTGTCACCTCACTTAGCATTTCACCAAAAGAAAAAATCTCCCCATCGCTATTAGTTTGATAATCTCTTTCAATTGCTTCGCGAATAATTTCCGAAACAGCTCTTGCTGTGAATCCCCAAATGCGCAACTTATATTTTTCATTCTTCTGGTCCTCTTTGTAGAAACTGCTAACAAACACTTTGCTTGCCGATTTATCACCTTTCGTTCTCCCAAAGATCTCTGCTGTAGCTTTTTTGGATCCACATTTTCCAAAGTATTCTTTTCGCAACATATATCTCACATCAAAAGACATCGGAATATACGAATTCTTGACTTCGCTACCTAGATATTCCAGGTTCGCTGGCGGAAGAGATTTTCCAACTTCTGTTTCGATTTTCCAGTAGTTCTTCAGCGAAAAGCCTTTCTCATCACCACTTTTCTTGACAAAGCAATTTTCCTTAAGGAATCTGTTGATTATCCGAAGTGATTCTTTTGTTTCCTCCGCATCGTCAGTGAGTTCAAAGAGGCCGTAACCGAATTGAGGCTTAGCCCCAAGAGAACCAAAGTTGCTCATAATTGAAAGGACAGCCTTGAGCTGCTTTTCAATTTGATTTCTATCGCACCTTGGAAAAACTCTAAGCTCAAGCGAACCGAAGAAGTCCCTATCATAAAGGTTCTTCTCAAAGATCTTGCTTAACCAGTTCTTGTTGATGTTGTTAGTTGTAGCCTGTGAAAAGGGTTCATTCCCTCTAACCGGCTGCTTGCCATCGACCGTTACAGACAAACTGAACATTCTCTTCCAGCCTGTAGTTCCAAAAAGATAACAGGCAGGACAAAGCTTCGAAATCCTTTCTTCACCGTCGTTTTCTTTGCCAGATAGTTTACAGCGATTATCTGAAGTTGGATCGCATACGTAATAGCCGAGACCTCTAGCAATAACTTCATACCACCATCTGATGCTTCCTATAATTCCCGTTTCATGTACCCGGTCCATCTTTCC encodes:
- a CDS encoding RAMP superfamily CRISPR-associated protein, translated to MILDCNSNTLFEIKKDSIISELTDELQKNKPNENVLSKILRKLGDSELLITFKYLEAIGYSDGENCVKQVYVRRRKNADYGCSFAKETFNKIDATALDILPLYSFIIEFDFTLKKPYISKDDENFTIIENSIKRERILGCPYIPGSTWKGCLRSALWHEGMKEDDEQITRIFGNERQNKESFRQGRLHFFPSFFDKVDYEIVNPHDRKTRTGTVPILIESIPSGSNSKFSLLYVPFDLAGKEKEESAKQMLEDLKVIAKGIEAMFTVYGFGAKTSSGYGIAKINDGFISINAKDNKVKIEPELPKSFSLNEAKTNLRSTLKNHLNSSPERGFIEKRFDTLMSFKESVGKAIEVLI
- the cmr1 gene encoding type III-B CRISPR module RAMP protein Cmr1, coding for MESGPITFRVKTLTPLWTGGSDGKMDRVHETGIIGSIRWWYEVIARGLGYYVCDPTSDNRCKLSGKENDGEERISKLCPACYLFGTTGWKRMFSLSVTVDGKQPVRGNEPFSQATTNNINKNWLSKIFEKNLYDRDFFGSLELRVFPRCDRNQIEKQLKAVLSIMSNFGSLGAKPQFGYGLFELTDDAEETKESLRIINRFLKENCFVKKSGDEKGFSLKNYWKIETEVGKSLPPANLEYLGSEVKNSYIPMSFDVRYMLRKEYFGKCGSKKATAEIFGRTKGDKSASKVFVSSFYKEDQKNEKYKLRIWGFTARAVSEIIREAIERDYQTNSDGEIFSFGEMLSEVTEIDS